In the Drosophila gunungcola strain Sukarami unplaced genomic scaffold, Dgunungcola_SK_2 000001F, whole genome shotgun sequence genome, one interval contains:
- the LOC128262616 gene encoding endonuclease G, mitochondrial: MPIRGILGILATAGSFFALGAYYQHIDVMRNIRRLEQRNPHAYFIRRKLYGLLGIFTLRADSKEFTVEPDDCHKLGGIMKFGFPSTNDISLNEAFDFVTSFDLRNSAVQWMCERVDISNRMIYGDPSSLNTIGAFSQSEASRVFFLSNIKPFLKRGFNHAVWNRLLQYVTEMSQRHGTVYAYTGSIYLPRKIKSNSWFVEFQTEERTMVAVPTHFFKVLVIDPKFEGDATPYAEAYVMPNTPLNNNVDLKTLLSDIRDIENATGLRFFEGLDRNFINTQITSSLGSPVITPVTNSLNCPVSNTLVNLPTK; the protein is encoded by the exons ATGCCAATAAGAGGCATTCTTGGCATCTTGGCCACTGCCGGTTCCTTTTTCGCATTGGGCGCCTATTATCAACACATCGATGTGATGCGAAATATACGACGATTGGAGCAACGCAACCCACATGCCTATTTCATCCGAAGGAAACTCTACGGATTg CTCGGAATCTTCACTCTTAGAGCCGACAGTAAGGAATTCACTGTTGAACCCGACGACTGTCACAAGTTGGGCGGTATCATGAAGTTTGGCTTCCCTAGCACAAATGACATTAGTCTTAATGAAGCCTTCGACTTTGTGACCTCATTCGATCTTCGAAACTCGGCCGTTCAGTGGATGTGTGAGAGGGTGGATATATCGAATCGGATGATCTATGGGGATCCCTCATCTTTGAATACAATTGGAGCTTTTAGCCAGTCGGAGGCATCCAGAGTATTTTTCTTATCAAATATTAAACCTTTTTTGAAAAGAGGATTTAATCACGCCGTTTGGAATCGACTGCTTCAGTATGTCACTGAAATGAGTCAGAGACATGGAACGGTATATGCTTACACCGGATCCATTTATTTACCCCGTAAGATAAAGTCAAATAGTTGGTTTGTGGAGTTCCAAACGGAGGAGAGAACAATGGTGGCTGTACCGACGCATTTCTTCAAAGTTCTGGTCATTGATCCTAAATTCGAGGGCGATGCCACGCCCTACGCGGAGGCGTATGTGATGCCCAACACCCCATTAAACAATAATGTCGACCTGAAGACCCTCCTCAGCGATATCCGGGATATAGAAAATGCCACTGGTCTACGCTTTTTCGAGGGACTTGATCGCAACTTTATCAACACCCAAATAACCAGTTCTTTAGGCAGTCCAGTAATAACCCCAGtaacaaattctttaaattgCCCAGTAAGCAATACATTAGTCAATCTTCCGACCaagtaa
- the LOC128262610 gene encoding endonuclease G, mitochondrial, whose translation MDRKWHFLGLGFVLGTTALCASFVGGMYFQHKDAKRRLQEIIQKDPYAYYVGPKIYEVFCFFENQANADHRMSQIMKYGFPGLDDLRLYSDFVLSYDRRNRVAHWVCEHLQVDNIHSNRGRRGRNPYQPDMSVPSNFRSELTDYRRSGFDRGHLAAAGNHHLQRNHCQDTFFLTNIAPQIGQGFNRGAWNNLERYVRNLVHRFGSVYVCTGPLYKPKQRSGGKLGVEYEMIGLNMVAVPTHFFKVIMVESTLQLGKPYMEGYVLPNASIPDNLPLRSFLCDIREIEHYAGLKFFDGLRRSTIFGSNYPSESQVFREFG comes from the exons atggaCAGAAAATGGCATTTCCTGGGATTGGGTTTCGTCCTGGGAACGACTGCATTATGTGCTTCCTTCGTGGGTGGAATGTATTTCCAGCACAAGGATGCCAAAAGACGATTGCAGGAAATAATACAAAAGGATCCCTATGCCTACTATGTCGGCCCCAAAATTTATGAAGTG ttttgtttctTTGAGAACCAAGCTAATGCCGATCACCGAATGAGCCAAATCATGAAGTACGGATTTCCGGGTCTGGATGATTTACGACTTTATAGTGACTTTGTGCTATCCTACGATCGCCGAAATCGAGTGGCCCATTGGGTATGTGAGCATCTCCAGGTGGACAACATCCACTCAAATCGAGGTAGACGTGGGCGGAATCCCTATCAACCAGATATGAGTGTGCCCTCCAACTTTCGATCAGAGTTGACCGACTATCGGAGATCGGGATTCGATCGTGGGCACTTGGCAGCTGCCGGAAATCATCATTTGCAACGGAATCACTGCCAGGATACTTTTTTCCTAACGAATATAGCACCCCAGATTGGACAGGGTTTCAATCGCGGGGCCTGGAACAATCTGGAGAGATATGTTCGCAATCTGGTTCATCGATTTGGATCGGTTTACGTTTGTACAGGTCCTCTTTATAAACCCAAACAAAGATCAGGTGGCAAATTGGGCGTGGAGTATGAAATGATTGGACTGAATATGGTTGCAGTGCCAACGCACTTTTTCAAGGTCATTATGGTGGAATCAACACTCCAACTTGGAAAACCCTATATGGAGGGCTATGTTCTACCTAATGCTTCAATACCAGATAATCTCCCACTTCGATCTTTCCTCTGCGATATCCGGGAAATTGAGCATTACGCGGGTCTTAAGTTCTTTGATGGATTGAGGAGAAGTACTATTTTTGGAAGTAATTATCCCAGCGAATCGCAGGTGTTTCGGGAATTTggttga
- the LOC128262618 gene encoding trypsin beta-like translates to MFVQWIFLISSATLISSKWTPERIVGGHLVSIESVPWQASLLKNDKYDCGAVIYSETVVLTAAHCVKDPSPSLYSVRVGSSSSEFGGQVVKALRVLKHDKYGQPFNVSNDIAVIQLQSSLQMGVGVSSIPLADSPPRPGSSVSVSGWGKTGLFKEGSELLLETTVAIVDQNACKKSHYGRISKDMICAAALGKDACNGDSGGPLVSRGKLVGLVSFGGFVCASPFRPGVYANVAELKPWILRTIQSL, encoded by the coding sequence ATGTTCGTCCAGTGGATTTTCCTGATCTCCAGCGCCACCCTGATCTCCTCTAAATGGACTCCGGAACGCATCGTGGGAGGTCACTTGGTGTCCATTGAATCGGTTCCCTGGCAGGCTTCCCTCCTAAAAAATGACAAATATGATTGCGGCGCTGTCATCTATAGTGAGACAGTAGTTTTAACAGCAGCTCATTGTGTCAAAGACCCATCGCCTTCTCTTTACTCCGTAAGAGTGGGCTCATCGAGTTCTGAATTCGGAGGTCAAGTGGTGAAGGCATTGCGAGTCCTAAAACATGACAAGTATGGTCAGCCTTTTAATGTGTCCAATGACATAGCAGTGATCCAACTTCAATCCAGTCTTCAAATGGGAGTTGGTGTGAGTTCCATCCCACTGGCCGATAGTCCTCCGCGACCTGGATCTTCAGTCTCAGTTTCTGGATGGGGAAAGACCGGATTATTTAAGGAGGGTTCTGAGCTTCTACTTGAGACCACAGTGGCTATTGTGGATCAGAATGCCTGCAAAAAATCCCATTACGGAAGAATTTCCAAGGACATGATTTGCGCCGCTGCTTTGGGAAAAGATGCCTGCAACGGGGATTCAGGAGGTCCTTTAGTATCCAGAGGCAAACTTGTGGGCCTTGTCTCCTTTGGTGGATTTGTCTGTGCTAGTCCCTTTCGCCCTGGAGTCTATGCTAATGTAGCTGAGCTCAAGCCTTGGATCTTAAGGACTATTCAAAGCCTTTGA
- the LOC128262614 gene encoding endonuclease G, mitochondrial produces the protein MDEWRGHQWVLCALAGIIGFVCGAFVQQEASIWLLFQQIRRDPYVYHHRHKLYPMLCTFRKPDYETRLWNGSTSLAGKFRELIVLPIFDYVSAALMLKTDSATSTDLLGLVKYGLPSIENLYVHKDYIVARDMSTNAPRWICEHIRGDYQKIGSDEGGYSTLNLRYNDVYVLSCGATKICKAFKGRIWNDLEKYVSTKAQEFGSVYTYTGPIYTPSCHENGKWSMKYEVFDWTPMPVPSHYFKVLIVESRVPVLYSFMEGYIIKNSRLVGGKLSDHRAKIGDIERFTGLQFNNANKNVGFGNV, from the exons ATGGACGAATGGCGAGGTCATCAGTGGGTTTTGTGTGCCCTGGCGGGAATAATCGGATTTGTATGTGGGGCCTTTGTTCAGCAAGAGGCGTCCATATGGCTACTTTTCCAGCAGATTCGAAGAGATCCTTATGTTTACCACCATCGTCATAAGTTGTACCCCATG CTCTGCACCTTTAGGAAACCCGATTATGAAACCCGATTATGGAACGGTTCCACTTCCTTGGCTGGCAAATTCAGAGAGCTAATAGTATTACCTATTTTTGATTATGTTAGCGCTGCTCTGATGCTTAAAACGGATTCAGCCACTTCAACTGATCTGCTGGGCTTAGTCAAATACGGACTGCCCAGCATAGAGAACTTGTATGTCCACAAGGACTACATTGTTGCACGGGACATGAGCACAAATGCTCCCAGATGGATTTGTGAGCATATCCGGGGGGATTACCAAAAGATTGGGTCAGATGAGGGCGGCTATAGTACATTGAATCTCCGCTATAATGACGTCTATGTACTGAGCTGCGGTGCGACGAAGATCTGTAAGGCTTTCAAGGGGCGTATATGGAACGACCTGGAGAAATATGTGTCCACAAAGGCTCAGGAATTTGGCTCAGTGTATACGTACACTGGACCGATTTACACGCCCTCCTGTCATGAGAATGGCAAATGGTCCATGAAATATGAGGTGTTCGACTGGACTCCAATGCCCGTTCCCTCGCATTATTTCAAGGTCCTGATCGTGGAGTCCCGTGTTCCTGTGTTGTATTCTTTTATGGAGGGTTATATTATCAAAAACAGTCGTTTGGTGGGTGGCAAGTTAAGTGATCACCGGGCAAAAATTGGCGATATCGAACGTTTTACGGGTCTGCAATTtaataatgcaaataaaaatgtgggCTTTGGAAATGTTTGA